In a genomic window of Capillibacterium thermochitinicola:
- a CDS encoding DegT/DnrJ/EryC1/StrS family aminotransferase — protein sequence MNISFSPPDISEIEINEVIDTLKSGWITTGPKTKLFEKKIAEYTNTSKAVCLNSATAALELTLRLLGIGEGDEVITSAYTYTASASVIHHVGAKIVLVDTAKDSYQMDYDQLEQAITERTKAIIPVDIAGVMCDYDRLFEIVEQKKSLFKPKNEMQEAFNRVIVVADAAHSFGSIYKGRKSGEVADFTCFSFHAVKNLTTAEGGAVTWRDIPGIDNEEIYRQYMLLSLHGQSKDALTKAKIGGWEYDILMPGYKCNMTDIMAALGLGQLQRYPSLLQRRREIIAMYNEGLKDCNVELLKHFSDDYSSNGHLYMVRLLGKNETERNRIIKQMAQKGIATNVHYKPLPLLTAYKKMGFDIKDYPNAYAQYKNEITLPLHTLLRDEEVKYICTSLHQVIN from the coding sequence GTGAATATCTCTTTTTCGCCGCCGGACATTTCGGAAATTGAAATTAATGAGGTTATTGATACCTTAAAGTCCGGTTGGATCACCACCGGGCCAAAAACCAAACTTTTTGAAAAGAAGATCGCCGAGTACACCAATACTTCGAAAGCGGTTTGTTTAAATTCGGCGACCGCAGCGTTGGAACTTACCCTGCGTTTACTGGGCATTGGCGAAGGGGACGAAGTAATTACTTCCGCCTACACGTACACAGCGTCGGCAAGCGTTATTCATCATGTGGGAGCGAAAATAGTTCTGGTTGATACAGCGAAAGATTCATACCAAATGGATTATGACCAACTGGAACAGGCAATTACAGAAAGAACAAAAGCCATTATTCCGGTGGATATTGCCGGGGTAATGTGCGATTATGATCGATTGTTTGAAATTGTCGAGCAGAAAAAGAGTTTATTTAAACCGAAAAATGAGATGCAGGAGGCCTTTAACCGAGTAATAGTTGTAGCAGATGCCGCCCATTCCTTCGGTTCAATATACAAGGGAAGAAAAAGCGGGGAAGTGGCTGATTTTACTTGTTTTTCGTTTCATGCGGTAAAAAACCTGACGACAGCAGAAGGCGGAGCTGTCACTTGGCGGGATATCCCGGGAATTGATAACGAGGAAATTTACAGGCAATATATGTTGCTTTCTTTGCATGGGCAATCAAAGGATGCCCTGACCAAAGCGAAAATTGGCGGCTGGGAATATGATATTCTCATGCCGGGTTACAAGTGTAATATGACTGATATTATGGCCGCCCTGGGTCTTGGACAGCTGCAAAGGTATCCGTCTTTATTACAAAGAAGAAGAGAAATTATTGCTATGTATAATGAAGGGTTGAAGGACTGTAATGTTGAGCTTTTAAAGCATTTTAGCGATGATTATTCATCCAATGGCCATCTCTACATGGTAAGACTTCTTGGTAAGAATGAAACTGAGCGAAATAGAATAATTAAGCAAATGGCCCAGAAAGGGATTGCGACCAACGTTCATTATAAACCATTACCGTTATTGACAGCTTATAAGAAGATGGGGTTTGATATTAAAGATTACCCTAATGCTTATGCCCAGTACAAAAATGAAATAACTCTACCTCTTCATACTTTGTTAAGGGATGAGGAGGTAAAATATATCTGTACAAGTTTGCATCAAGTAATAAATTAA
- a CDS encoding polysaccharide biosynthesis protein, with protein MFFDILFINLTLWVSFTVRFEGNIPIVYRNNWVYYAVVVTSLRMVCFYVFGLYNSLWGYSSLPEMIQIIKAVSSSSLLLFLLDQFVITPSIPKSIHFISLVINILLIGSSRFAIRLRQEILNAFESGRKHGRRVLIIGAGQAGALIIREMQQQSTPYHPVAILDDNYNKIKRYLHGVPVVGSIQQLPNTVKEYQIDEILVAIPSASNERLREIVALAKETGLPIRIIPGLLASGTERITLAQVREVQIEDLLGRQPVRLNIEEIAGYLKGERVLVTGAGGSIGSELCRQVARFEPECLFLLGRGENSIYEIDLELKETFPALSKLPVIIDIRDRRRLEQFFREYRPTVVFHAAAHKHVPLMESAPDEAVKNNVFGTRNVAELSDKYGVKRFVMISTDKAVNPTSVMGATKRVAEMLIQLLARESKTKFCAVRFGNVLGSRGSVIPLFQHQIAKGGPVTVTDPEMVRFFMTIPEAVSLVIQAGAMGEFGEIFVLDMGEPVKILDLARDLIRLSGLVPGKDIEIQFCGIRPGEKLYEEILTSEEGTNATRHERIFVSKPNDLNPARFWEDLTYLEKWVSNADRVKVVEKLCQMIPRYTPSEYWRAQLVTAARAEVGATVEACAVQNKGRL; from the coding sequence ATGTTTTTTGATATATTATTTATCAACCTGACTTTATGGGTGTCCTTTACTGTAAGGTTTGAAGGGAATATACCTATTGTTTATCGCAACAACTGGGTATATTATGCCGTGGTGGTTACCTCTTTGCGCATGGTCTGTTTCTATGTGTTTGGTTTGTACAACAGCCTTTGGGGTTATTCCAGCCTTCCCGAGATGATTCAAATCATAAAAGCGGTTTCCTCTTCTTCTTTGTTGTTATTCTTATTGGACCAGTTCGTTATTACCCCATCAATCCCCAAGAGCATCCACTTTATTTCGTTAGTCATTAACATCCTCCTGATTGGGAGTTCTCGTTTTGCCATCCGCTTGCGGCAAGAAATACTGAATGCTTTTGAAAGCGGCAGGAAACATGGTCGGCGCGTTTTAATTATCGGTGCCGGGCAAGCCGGGGCTTTAATCATTCGGGAGATGCAACAACAATCAACTCCTTATCATCCGGTAGCAATCCTTGACGATAATTATAATAAAATTAAACGTTATCTGCATGGTGTTCCTGTTGTAGGCAGTATCCAACAACTACCAAATACCGTCAAAGAGTATCAGATTGATGAGATCTTGGTGGCGATTCCTTCGGCCTCGAATGAAAGATTGCGTGAGATTGTCGCCCTCGCCAAAGAAACCGGACTGCCCATTCGGATTATCCCGGGGCTGTTGGCTTCGGGCACGGAAAGAATCACCCTTGCTCAGGTCCGCGAGGTACAGATTGAGGATCTTCTAGGTCGTCAACCGGTTAGGTTGAATATTGAAGAGATTGCCGGCTATTTGAAGGGGGAGCGGGTTTTAGTCACTGGTGCCGGCGGTTCCATCGGGTCCGAACTCTGCCGTCAAGTGGCCCGGTTTGAGCCGGAGTGTCTTTTTCTGCTCGGACGCGGGGAAAACTCTATTTACGAGATTGACCTGGAACTAAAAGAGACTTTTCCAGCCTTGTCCAAATTACCGGTCATCATTGATATACGGGACCGCAGACGTTTGGAACAGTTCTTTCGTGAATACCGGCCGACCGTGGTCTTTCATGCCGCTGCCCATAAACATGTCCCTTTGATGGAGAGCGCTCCTGATGAAGCGGTGAAAAACAATGTTTTTGGGACACGAAATGTGGCGGAGTTGTCGGATAAATATGGAGTAAAAAGGTTTGTTATGATCTCTACCGATAAAGCCGTCAACCCCACCAGTGTCATGGGGGCCACTAAACGGGTGGCGGAGATGCTCATTCAACTGCTGGCCCGGGAGAGTAAAACAAAGTTTTGTGCGGTCCGGTTCGGGAATGTCTTGGGGAGTCGCGGTAGTGTCATTCCCCTTTTTCAACACCAGATTGCGAAAGGTGGGCCCGTAACGGTGACCGATCCCGAAATGGTCCGCTTCTTTATGACCATCCCCGAAGCGGTTTCATTGGTTATCCAAGCGGGGGCGATGGGTGAGTTCGGCGAAATTTTCGTACTTGATATGGGGGAACCAGTCAAGATCCTTGATTTGGCCCGTGATTTAATTCGCTTGTCCGGGTTGGTTCCCGGAAAAGATATTGAGATTCAATTTTGTGGGATCCGGCCGGGTGAGAAACTTTACGAAGAGATACTTACTTCCGAAGAAGGAACCAACGCGACCCGTCATGAGCGGATCTTTGTCAGTAAACCCAATGATCTAAACCCGGCACGTTTTTGGGAGGATTTAACTTATCTTGAAAAATGGGTTTCCAATGCTGACCGGGTTAAAGTGGTGGAAAAACTCTGTCAGATGATACCTCGATATACGCCGAGTGAATACTGGCGTGCGCAGTTGGTTACTGCTGCCCGAGCAGAAGTGGGGGCGACCGTTGAAGCATGTGCTGTTCAGAATAAAGGCAGGCTTTAA
- the rfbD gene encoding dTDP-4-dehydrorhamnose reductase has product MKILVTGCQGQLGRELCRQFEVRNRRRQEFHVVATDVDTLDITDAQQVKNVVEREKPDVIINTAAYTKVDACETDEQTAFRVNAHGARNLAVAAYNIGAKILQVSTDYVFDGTGRTPLREYDPVNPLSVYGKSKALGEQLVMTTNPRYFIVRTAWLYGDGANFIRTILKLASEKEELKVVNDQVGTPTSTVDLAKCILALIQTDYYGIYHGTCEGECTWYDFARRILVVKGIKKRVIPISTKELNLPAKRPAYSVLENFMLKLVGLNTFRNWEEAMTEYLTREGHQ; this is encoded by the coding sequence TTGAAGATTTTAGTCACCGGTTGTCAGGGGCAATTGGGGCGCGAATTATGCCGGCAGTTTGAAGTACGCAACCGGAGGCGCCAAGAGTTTCACGTCGTGGCGACCGATGTTGATACCTTGGATATTACCGATGCCCAACAAGTCAAGAATGTGGTGGAACGGGAGAAGCCCGACGTTATAATCAATACTGCTGCCTACACGAAGGTGGATGCCTGCGAGACTGATGAGCAGACTGCGTTTCGGGTTAATGCCCATGGTGCCCGGAACTTAGCGGTTGCGGCCTATAACATCGGTGCGAAGATCCTCCAGGTGTCGACCGATTATGTCTTTGACGGGACGGGAAGAACCCCTTTACGGGAATATGACCCGGTTAACCCACTAAGTGTTTATGGGAAGAGTAAAGCTTTAGGCGAGCAACTGGTGATGACGACCAATCCCCGGTACTTTATCGTTCGTACTGCCTGGCTCTATGGAGACGGGGCTAACTTCATCCGGACGATCCTGAAATTGGCTTCGGAAAAGGAAGAACTCAAAGTGGTCAATGACCAGGTAGGCACCCCGACCAGTACTGTTGATCTTGCCAAATGTATTCTGGCTTTAATTCAAACCGACTATTACGGTATTTACCATGGAACGTGTGAAGGGGAATGCACCTGGTATGATTTTGCCAGGAGGATATTGGTAGTAAAAGGGATCAAGAAAAGGGTGATTCCAATCAGCACCAAAGAGCTCAACCTACCGGCCAAAAGGCCGGCCTATTCGGTACTGGAAAATTTTATGTTGAAATTGGTTGGGTTAAATACCTTCCGTAATTGGGAAGAGGCCATGACGGAGTATTTGACAAGAGAAGGACATCAATGA